In a single window of the Enoplosus armatus isolate fEnoArm2 chromosome 15, fEnoArm2.hap1, whole genome shotgun sequence genome:
- the luzp1 gene encoding leucine zipper protein 1: protein MSDHKDMTHRHLRHKLQSLGRKLDELEEATNKLQKCEDELLDLQDKIIQAEGSNSSLLGDVDVLRKCLLKIQGKDEEVRKAEDLCRTVREKLEEEESLTKELKAEIERLQRRMAELEKLEEAFGKSKSDCSQLCLSLNEEKNLTKKLSSELEALKARLKELEGSETKLDRAEQALAMELEKLKGFTQTFMNERKRLLEKQREDEKIILKLTEKLEQQKNRLGMSADPGRADFIRSRIEDELSSTGLLTSKLAGRKKSLDYLKMADDIGLVNKSENEKNIGLEGSQEEDNKVKELTQEVERLKNRLKQLEIVEEDLKSSESKNGELHEKFQLERNRARQLSEQVEQLRTQLCGKGGIGRNGTSNVDKHGNGSTNVGPSKVLENGKADNEEIIVKGGFRQEKPKYRSAATVSEPSSPKHRNRELSPQHKRETKLRKELSHSEESSPKSVRRAPSPAHKSRRTPKTPTTAISSDNGIRDTGRGTEEKTRGATLGSVNTSSDIKKASVLSRYPPAANDQKPLRTAHKQTDGETKKSRVEKFSKLYVGSDSESNNSDVVPDSNINSISVLEKDTASASDQESTDQVQESASASVASTLSKANGSYTAYRSNVTPLLPNDQGSEGHSSASETESTGSRPSEPEPGTEMTATTVSSSTATSRYPRYSHVHDSHSEGSSTRSSFDEELHSRTPLPDGGHQGPTHTASGIEIQRVCSPREALRSKAVIKPAIVEIDRKEMMMSELLSTNGKPKISTKPMVTTTSKMTSSITIYPNDPSSSRTSSRSSSVSSEHMPIKERHTSTSNILIGPSSEHHGSISVPYEISIPKSEITLRPCQDQDCGVDENNDSSSRSKLHNTSRMETTTSHLCCQRSNFSLQSPDITSADLNDTESGFESSSSSSTTTVTSWRRQRQNQYSQEDSLPDMKNVTVRSTWRNRGTASVDETGRGRGGTPMMTDGGSEDEAEATTTWRAYRATTFDTEETINSGTGAAVNAEAQKGAKPSPAEVYMRRINSVVTNTREVEEPGLRRGKRSQSPSMEAGGLGRIVPHAPVTSQSWGRSYTPQPQAADSVEPSPNPSHSPASWRRQLPSSDPHHLGSSYDRAPKTAGASTRGDLWASRGQGSGARAEGRSGAGSRPWSHRPSEHH from the exons ATGTCTGACCATAAAGACATGACGCACCGCCACCTGCGGCACAAGCTACAGAGTCTTGGCCGAAAACTGGATGAACTGGAAGAAGCAACCAACAAGCTGCAGAAGTGTGAGGATGAGCTACTTGACCTACAG GACAAAATCATCCAGGCAGAGGGCAGCAACTCATCCCTGCTTGGTGATGTGGACGTCCTGAGGAAATGTCTCCTAAAGATCCAGGGTAAGGATGAAGAGGTACGCAAAGCCGAGGACCTCTGCCGCACAGTCCGAGAGAaactggaagaggaggaaagccTTACAAAGGAGCTAAAGGCCGAGATTGAACGTCTACAACGGAGGATGGCCGAACTGGAGAAACTGGAAGAAGCTTTTGGGAAAAGCAAGTCTGACTGCAGCCAGCTCTGCCTAAGCCTCAACGAGGAGAAGAACTTGACCAAGAAGCTCTCGTCTGAGTTGGAGGCCCTCAAAGCACGTTTGAAGGAGTTGGAAGGGTCTGAGACAAAGctggacagagcagagcaggctTTGGCCATGGAGCTGGAGAAACTCAAGGGATTCACCCAGACCTTTATGAATGAGCGTAAGAGGCTActagagaaacagagagaggatgagaagatCATTCTAAAGCTGACAGAAAAATTGGAGCAACAGAAGAACCGGCTTGGCATGTCGGCAGACCCTGGTCGCGCAGATTTCATTCGGTCACGAATTGAGGATGAGCTTTCATCCACAGGGCTCCTCACTAGTAAACTGGCAGGACGCAAGAAGAGCCTTGACTACTTGAAGATGGCTGATGACATTGGTCTTGTgaacaaatctgaaaatgagAAGAACATTGGTCTTGAGGGCTCACAGGAAGAGGACAACAAAGTAAAGGAGCTGACACAGGAAGTAGAGAGGCTGAAGAACCGCCTTAAACAGCTGGAGATAGTGGAGGAGGATCTAAAGAGCTCAGAGTCCAAAAATGGCGAACTTCATGAGAAGTTCCAGTTGGAACGAAACCGGGCTCGTCAACTGAGCGAGCAGGTGGAACAGCTCAGGACGCAGCTGTGCGGTAAAGGTGGAATTGGAAGAAATGGAACCAGTAATGTGGATAAACATGGCAATGGAAGCACTAACGTTGGCCCCAGCAAGGTCCTGGAGAATGGCAAAGCTGATAATGAGGAAATTATTGTGAAGGGAGGTTTCAGACAAGAGAAGCCCAAATATAGAAGTGCTGCAACTGTCTCAGAACCAAGTTCCCCCAAACACAGGAACAGGGAGCTCTCTCCTCAGCATAAGAGAGAGACCAAGCTGAGGAAGGAACTGAGCCACTCAGAGGAGAGCTCTCCCAAGTCTGTGAGGAGAGCCCCCAGTCCGGCTCACAAGAGTAGAAGGACACCCAAAACCCCAACTACTGCGATTTCATCTGATAACGGAATAAGAGACACAGGACGAGGAACTGAGGAAAAGACAAGAGGAGCCACTCTCGGCTCTGTAAACACATCTAGTGATATTAAAAAAGCGTCTGTTCTTAGTCGCTATCCTCCAGCAGCTAATGACCAGAAGCCACTGAGGACCGCTCACAAACAGACTGATGGGGAGACTAAAAAGAGCAGAGTAGAAAAGTTTTCAAAATTGTATGTTGGCAGTGATAGTGAATCAAACAACTCTGATGTAGTGCCTGACAGTAACATCAACAGTATCTCTGTTTTAGAGAAGGACACAGCATCTGCCTCAGATCAGGAATCAACAGACCAGGTTCAGGAATCTGCCTCTGCATCTGTCGCCTCCACCCTGTCCAAAGCCAATGGATCCTACACAGCCTACAGATCCAACGTCACTCCACTGCTGCCGAACGACCAGGGATCAGAGGGCCATTCGTCTGCCTCCGAAACAGAATCTACAGGTTCAAGGCCCTCTGAACCAGAGCCTGGAACTGAGATGACTGCTACAACTGTGAGCAGTAGTACTGCAACCTCCAGATATCCTAGATACTCACATGTCCATGACTCGCATTCAGAGGGTTCTTCTACCAGGAGTTCGTTTGATGAGGAGCTCCACAGCAGAACACCGTTACCTGACGGAGGCCACCAGGGGCCCACACATACGGCATCAGGGATTGAGATCCAGCGAGTGTGTAGCCCACGTGAGGCACTGAGGTCAAAAGCTGTCATCAAGCCTGCAATCGTCGAGATTGACAGGAAGGAAATGATGATGTCAGAACTTTTGTCTACAAATGGCAAACCCAAAATCTCCACCAAACCTATGGTGACCACCACTAGTAAAATGACCAGTAGTATCACCATCTACCCCAATGACCCAAGCTCTTCCAGAACCAGCAGTcgcagcagcagtgtgtccaGTGAACACATGCCGATCAAAGAGCGCCACACCTCCACCAGTAACATCCTCATAG GCCCCAGCAGCGAGCACCATGGCAGCATCTCCGTCCCGTATGAGATCTCCATTCCCAAGAGCGAGATCACCTTGCGGCCGTGCCAGGACCAGGACTGTGGGGTGGACGAAAACAATGATTCCTCATCAAGGTCCAAACTCCACAACACTTCCAGAATGGAGACCACCACCAGCCACCTGTGCTGCCAACGCAGCAACTTCAGCCTCCAGTCCCCGGACATCACCTCTGCAGACTTAAATGACACAGAGTCAGGTTtcgaaagcagcagcagcagtagcaccACCACGGTCACCAGCTGGAGACGCCAAAGACAAAACCAGTATTCCCAGGAAGACAGTTTACCAGACATGAAGAATGTGACTGTGAGAAGCACCTGGAGGAACCGGGGCACTGCGTCAGTGGATGAGACAGGCCGGGGAAGAGGGGGTACACCGATGATGACTGATGGTGGGTCGGAGGATGAAGCAGAAGCCACGACGACATGGAGGGCTTACCGGGCAACCACCTTCGACACAGAAGAAACGATAAACAGCGGAACAGGAGCTGCTGTAAATGCTGAGGCACAGAAGGGAGCCAAGCCGTCCCCTGCAGAG GTGTACATGCGCAGGATCAACAGTGTGGTTACTAATACTAGAGAAGTCGAGGAACCAGGGCTTCGCCGAGGCAAACGCTCACAGTCTCCCTCCATGGAGGCAGGAGGCCTGGGCAGGATCGTACCCCACGCACCTGTTACCTCTCAGTCCTGGGGCCGATCATACACTCCACAACCACAG
- the LOC139297652 gene encoding platelet-activating factor receptor-like, whose translation MLASTTEQVTTTGLGSEARNDSTFLDSEFRYVLFPVVYGIIFILGLFANLYVLFVLRCLREAKAMGEIHIYMANLTIADLLFVCALPFWIGYYSRRGNWVYTDFMCRLTGSLFFINAYCSILFLGAISVNRYWAITRPLDAASSDHRRRGIIMCVVIWVLTVSMAIPSLAFPGTNIDENNVTRCFEGYQNQTDLQKKTVAATHFAIIGMFFIIFFLVVVCNSLIARALLSQGPRSATIISRKSNRTMSSSTKRPRGVKQRALQMLLAVVGVFVLCFLPHHVIQGLWTLAVLQIKEGWGHVEWDQGTLQVLNDAHQITLVLMGLNCILDPVVYCFATRKFRRFIMAHIKKLGKGDGCSQTVTSQLSIDSRNQSQRFQSELQQPEMD comes from the coding sequence ATGCTGGCCTCAACTACAGAACAAGTTACCACAACAGGTCTGGGTTCTGAAGCCCGTAATGACTCAACCTTCCTGGACTCTGAGTTTCGTTATGTCCTCTTCCCCGTTGTCTATGgcatcatcttcatcctggGCCTCTTCGCTAACCTCTACGTGCTGTTCGTCCTGCGCTGCCTCCGTGAAGCCAAGGCCATGGGTGAAATCCACATCTACATGGCAAACTTGACCATCGCTGAtctcctttttgtgtgtgccCTTCCCTTCTGGATTGGCTATTATAGTCGCCGTGGTAACTGGGTCTACACAGACTTCATGTGCCGGCTGACTGGCTCATTGTTCTTCATCAACGCCTACTgctccatcctcttcctcgGAGCCATCAGCGTCAATCGATACTGGGCAATCACCCGGCCTCTGGATGCGGCCTCTTCAGACCACAGGCGTCGTGGGATCATCATGTGCGTTGTCATCTGGGTGTTGACCGTGTCGATGGCTATTCCAAGTCTGGCGTTTCCAGGGACCAACATTGACGAGAACAACGTCACTCGCTGTTTCGAGGGGTACCAGAACCAAACTGATTTGCAGAAGAAAACAGTGGCTGCCACTCATTTTGCAATAATTGGAAtgttttttatcatcttttttcTTGTCGTGGTGTGTAATTCCCTCATTGCTCGAGCGTTACTTTCTCAAGGTCCAAGGTCTGCAACAATTATATCTAGAAAGTCCAACAGGACCATGTCCTCCTCAACTAAAAGACCCAGGGGGGTGAAACAGAGAGCTCTGCAGATGTTGTTGGCAGTAGTGGGagtgtttgttctgtgtttccTGCCCCACCATGTAATACAAGGCCTCTGGACACTGGCAGTGTTGCAGATCAAAGAGGGCTGGGGCCACGTAGAGTGGGACCAGGGGACACTTCAGGTGCTCAATGATGCACATCAGATCACCTTGGTTCTTATGGGCCTCAACTGTATTTTGGATCCTGTAGTTTATTGTTTCGCCACCAGGAAGTTTCGAAGGTTCATCATGGCTCACATTAAAAAGTTAGGAAAGGGAGACGGGTGCTCACAGACGGTCACCTCACAGCTCTCCATAGACAGCAGGAATCAGAGCCAGAGATTCCAGAGCGAGCTCCAACAGCCCGAAATGGATTGA